A genomic segment from Streptosporangium roseum DSM 43021 encodes:
- a CDS encoding TetR/AcrR family transcriptional regulator, whose translation MARAGLTAERLTRAAADLADEIGFQNVTVSALARGFGVKPAALYSHVRDARELRVRVALLALAELADGAASALAGRAGKDALVAFANAYRDYAKEHPGRYAAMQVELDSERMDTGAAGRHAEMTRAILRGYELPEPDRTDAVRMLHSTFHGYVSLETAGGFRRHPREVDASWSRTLDALDAVLRNWPPA comes from the coding sequence ATGGCACGCGCGGGACTGACTGCGGAACGCCTGACCCGGGCGGCGGCGGATCTGGCCGACGAGATCGGCTTTCAGAACGTGACCGTCTCGGCGCTCGCGCGCGGATTCGGCGTCAAGCCCGCTGCCCTGTACTCGCACGTCAGGGACGCGCGGGAGCTGAGGGTCAGGGTGGCGTTGCTGGCCCTGGCGGAGCTCGCGGACGGGGCCGCCTCCGCCCTGGCCGGCCGCGCGGGCAAGGACGCGCTGGTGGCCTTCGCGAACGCCTACAGGGACTACGCGAAAGAGCATCCGGGGAGATACGCCGCGATGCAGGTCGAGCTTGACTCGGAGAGGATGGACACCGGCGCGGCGGGCCGGCACGCGGAGATGACGCGGGCGATCCTGCGCGGATACGAGCTGCCGGAGCCCGACCGGACGGACGCGGTACGGATGCTGCACAGTACGTTCCACGGGTATGTGAGCCTGGAGACGGCGGGCGGGTTCCGCCGCCATCCCCGCGAGGTGGACGCCTCGTGGTCCAGAACCCTGGACGCCCTCGACGCCGTCCTCAGAAACTGGCCGCCGGCCTGA
- a CDS encoding FBP domain-containing protein — protein sequence MPSDVLLAKLQVLSICILSARKPASPPARPVTERAIRTSFVNRSRGEAERLDPPEALTDHPREDLDVLGWRDPGALYSPIYHISHITSQIGQCRRWAININ from the coding sequence GTGCCATCCGACGTCCTTCTCGCCAAATTACAGGTTTTAAGTATTTGCATACTATCCGCAAGGAAGCCGGCCTCCCCGCCCGCGAGACCCGTCACCGAGCGAGCCATCCGTACATCGTTCGTGAACCGCTCCAGGGGAGAGGCCGAGCGTCTCGACCCCCCCGAAGCCCTCACGGACCATCCCCGGGAAGACCTCGACGTCCTCGGATGGCGAGATCCGGGGGCCCTTTACTCCCCCATCTACCACATATCGCACATTACTTCTCAAATAGGACAATGCAGAAGATGGGCAATAAATATTAATTAA
- a CDS encoding immune inhibitor A domain-containing protein has product MRKLITMLAAGLVGTALGASALPGLASADPGPKLPAAKPGDGRHSDATSPFAIEEQSLRTRAMKQALSAPQARALPSGKVKVGDRYVELALERKDKIFTVLAEFGDKIDNTTLHGGTIRYGGVPGPLHNRIPKPQRSYDNHTLWQPDFNRAYYQDIYFNGSKGANSLRNFYRLQSAGRYDFDGYVSDWVKVPYNESRYGTPRCDSGLDCDLPLFDFVRDSANAWYDAERAKGRSVEDITAELKSYDVWDRYDHDFDGDFDEPDGYLDRFQVIHAGVDETWGGGAQGADALWAVNHDAYWNTRGSSGPAGNLRGGTQIGDTGVWVGRFLTAGENSGVGLIAHEYGHDLGLPDLYDGGGSNSVQFWSLMSSASYLSRKNGQSGEYPGDLDAWSKLRLGWLAYDRAKAATASTHTLGVSSYNTADPQAVIVDLPPRRVDTELVQPVQGSHQWWSGRGDYLNETLTRQIDLTGVTSAALNARVWYQIEQDFDYLYAEVSEDGKVWTPIGGTVGGQPIPSVNGVPGITGLSGWTDLSLPLDAYAGKKIQFRFRYFTDTNTTENGFIVDAITGAVTDDAENGDNGWTAAGFSRVGKIATKEHPRSYIAENRRYTGYGAYLRTGPYSAGFANNPARREIYEHYPYREGVLVWLWDTYYTDNATRNHPGEGMILPIDAHPIPLLWKDNSMVNDRIQGFDAPFGLSPTGRFALHRDSAKTVFPSLPATPAFNDRSGVYWYSTNPLRGVRPPDSNTEIKVTREASGGLRTTITVGPAS; this is encoded by the coding sequence GTGCGTAAGCTCATCACCATGCTCGCGGCCGGGCTGGTCGGGACGGCCCTGGGTGCCTCCGCGCTGCCCGGTCTCGCCTCGGCGGACCCGGGCCCCAAGCTTCCCGCCGCCAAGCCCGGTGACGGCCGGCATTCGGATGCGACCAGTCCGTTCGCGATCGAAGAGCAGTCTCTTCGGACCAGAGCCATGAAGCAGGCGCTGTCCGCCCCCCAGGCACGCGCGCTCCCCTCAGGCAAGGTCAAGGTCGGCGACCGCTACGTCGAACTCGCGCTCGAACGCAAGGACAAGATTTTCACCGTGCTCGCCGAATTCGGCGACAAAATCGACAACACGACCCTGCACGGAGGAACGATCCGCTACGGCGGCGTACCCGGCCCGCTGCACAACCGGATCCCCAAGCCCCAGCGGAGCTACGACAACCACACGCTCTGGCAGCCGGACTTCAACCGGGCCTACTACCAGGACATCTATTTCAACGGCTCAAAGGGGGCCAACTCGCTCCGTAACTTCTACCGGCTCCAGTCCGCCGGCCGGTACGACTTCGACGGCTACGTCTCCGACTGGGTGAAGGTTCCCTACAACGAGTCCCGTTACGGCACGCCGCGCTGCGACAGCGGCCTGGACTGCGACCTCCCCCTGTTCGATTTCGTCAGGGACTCGGCCAACGCCTGGTACGACGCCGAGCGCGCCAAGGGCCGCAGCGTCGAGGACATCACGGCCGAGCTCAAGTCCTACGACGTCTGGGACCGCTACGACCACGACTTCGACGGCGACTTCGACGAGCCCGACGGCTACCTCGACCGGTTCCAGGTGATCCACGCCGGCGTCGACGAGACGTGGGGCGGCGGCGCGCAGGGCGCAGACGCGCTGTGGGCGGTCAACCACGACGCCTACTGGAACACGCGCGGAAGCTCCGGCCCCGCAGGCAACCTGCGAGGCGGCACCCAGATCGGCGACACCGGCGTCTGGGTCGGCAGGTTCCTGACCGCCGGCGAGAACAGCGGCGTCGGCCTGATCGCCCACGAGTACGGCCACGACCTGGGCTTACCCGACCTGTACGACGGTGGCGGGAGCAACAGCGTCCAGTTCTGGTCGCTCATGTCCAGTGCCTCGTACTTGAGCAGGAAGAACGGGCAGAGCGGCGAGTACCCCGGAGACCTGGACGCCTGGAGCAAACTGCGGCTCGGCTGGCTGGCCTACGACAGGGCCAAGGCCGCCACGGCGTCCACGCACACCCTCGGCGTGAGCTCCTACAACACCGCAGACCCGCAGGCCGTCATCGTCGATCTGCCGCCGCGCCGGGTCGACACCGAGTTGGTCCAACCCGTCCAGGGCTCCCACCAGTGGTGGAGCGGCAGGGGGGACTACCTCAACGAGACGCTCACGCGCCAGATCGACCTCACCGGCGTGACGTCGGCGGCCCTGAACGCCAGAGTCTGGTATCAGATCGAGCAGGATTTCGACTATCTCTACGCCGAGGTCTCCGAGGACGGCAAGGTCTGGACACCGATCGGCGGCACCGTCGGCGGGCAGCCGATCCCGAGCGTCAACGGCGTCCCCGGTATCACCGGCCTCAGCGGCTGGACGGACCTGAGCCTCCCACTGGACGCCTACGCGGGCAAGAAGATCCAGTTCCGGTTCCGCTACTTCACCGATACCAACACCACCGAGAACGGCTTCATCGTCGACGCCATCACCGGCGCCGTCACCGACGACGCGGAGAACGGCGACAACGGCTGGACCGCGGCGGGCTTCAGCCGCGTCGGCAAGATCGCGACCAAGGAGCACCCCCGCTCCTACATAGCCGAGAACCGGCGCTACACCGGCTATGGCGCCTACCTCAGAACCGGTCCCTACAGCGCCGGCTTCGCCAACAACCCCGCCCGGCGCGAGATCTATGAGCACTACCCCTACCGGGAGGGCGTCCTCGTCTGGCTCTGGGACACCTACTACACCGACAACGCCACCCGTAACCACCCCGGCGAGGGCATGATCCTGCCGATCGACGCCCACCCGATCCCTCTGCTCTGGAAAGACAACAGCATGGTCAACGACCGGATCCAGGGCTTCGACGCCCCCTTCGGCCTGTCTCCCACCGGCCGTTTCGCACTGCACAGGGACAGCGCCAAGACGGTCTTCCCCTCGCTCCCCGCCACCCCGGCCTTCAACGACCGCAGCGGCGTTTACTGGTACAGCACCAACCCCTTGCGCGGCGTCCGGCCGCCCGACAGCAACACCGAGATCAAGGTGACCCGGGAAGCCTCCGGGGGCCTTCGCACCACCATCACGGTGGGTCCCGCCTCCTGA
- a CDS encoding prolyl oligopeptidase family serine peptidase, with product MLSDKLLARLAATGRFAYGSPRALTISPDGSLVLFLRSSGPEDPVERLWALDVATGVERLLAEPAEGPHDLPAEERALRERLRLWAPGIGSYATDGSVVVYALGGRLFRVDVTTATVEEIPAAGPVFDPRPSGDRIAYVSAGRIYVHENGGDRLIAGESHVTWGVAEFAAAEELGRHRGHWWAPDGSALLATRVDETRVRRRRLADPSRPELAAPEPAYPQAGGPNAAVELHLLGLDGARRQILWDDIGFPYLSAVDWSEPDRPTITVLDRLQQNGRLLAVDLATGTTLPLAEFSDPRWIEAVPGTPSLLAGGRILTAVEADDTQALAIDGTVVTPSWLYVRRVAGSLGHDLLIEGSEADPAEQHVYRLGPTGALARITHEPGVHSALTGGPTVVLTSGSLETARTRRVVYPGGLVQDAAVELGDLSAASPYRPEPVLDRVTEHRLPSAVLYPSGHVPGEKLPVLLDVYGGPGYQAIAAEPGRWIRKQWWADQGFAVVTIDNRGTPNVSVSFSQAIFRRFSQVTLDDQVAGLHELAGKHPDLDLSRVGVRGWSYGGYFAALAVLRRPDVFHAACAGAPPTDFRWYDTAYTERYLGLPEENASGYDGDSLIADAPRLERPLLLIHGLADDNVYPLHTLRLSEALTRAGRPHSTLLLPGVSHMTPDGVAENLMAIELDFLRRNLR from the coding sequence ATGCTCTCTGACAAACTCCTCGCTCGTCTCGCCGCCACAGGGCGGTTCGCCTACGGCTCTCCCCGAGCCCTGACCATCTCCCCGGACGGGTCGCTGGTGCTGTTCCTGCGTTCCAGCGGCCCCGAAGACCCCGTCGAGCGGCTCTGGGCGCTCGACGTCGCCACCGGCGTGGAACGGCTGCTGGCCGAACCCGCAGAGGGCCCGCACGATCTACCGGCCGAGGAGCGCGCCCTGCGCGAGCGGCTGCGCCTGTGGGCGCCCGGTATCGGCTCCTACGCCACCGACGGCTCCGTCGTCGTGTACGCGCTGGGCGGACGGCTCTTCCGGGTGGACGTCACCACCGCCACCGTGGAGGAGATCCCGGCCGCCGGCCCCGTCTTCGACCCCCGGCCGTCCGGGGACAGGATCGCCTACGTGTCCGCCGGGCGGATCTACGTCCACGAGAACGGCGGCGACCGCCTGATCGCCGGCGAATCCCACGTCACCTGGGGTGTCGCGGAGTTCGCCGCCGCCGAGGAGCTCGGCAGGCACCGGGGGCACTGGTGGGCGCCCGACGGTTCGGCGCTCCTGGCCACCCGGGTGGACGAGACCCGCGTGCGGCGCCGGCGACTGGCCGACCCCTCCCGGCCCGAGCTGGCGGCGCCGGAGCCGGCCTATCCGCAGGCGGGCGGTCCGAACGCGGCCGTCGAGCTGCACCTGCTCGGGCTGGACGGCGCGCGCAGGCAGATCCTGTGGGACGACATCGGGTTCCCCTACCTGTCGGCGGTGGACTGGAGCGAACCCGACCGGCCCACGATCACCGTGCTGGACCGGCTCCAGCAGAACGGCCGGCTCCTCGCGGTCGACCTCGCCACCGGCACGACCCTCCCCCTGGCGGAGTTCTCCGACCCGCGCTGGATCGAGGCCGTGCCCGGCACCCCCTCGCTCCTGGCCGGCGGCCGGATCCTGACCGCGGTCGAGGCAGACGACACCCAGGCACTGGCGATCGACGGCACCGTGGTGACCCCCTCGTGGCTGTACGTGCGGCGTGTCGCGGGCTCCCTGGGCCACGACCTGCTCATCGAGGGCAGCGAGGCCGACCCCGCCGAGCAGCACGTCTACCGCCTCGGGCCAACCGGTGCGCTGGCCAGGATCACCCATGAGCCCGGCGTGCACAGTGCCCTGACCGGCGGCCCGACCGTGGTCCTGACCAGCGGTTCGCTGGAGACTGCCCGCACCCGCAGGGTCGTCTACCCCGGTGGTCTCGTACAGGACGCCGCCGTGGAGCTCGGCGACCTGTCGGCGGCGTCGCCGTACCGGCCGGAGCCGGTTCTGGACCGGGTGACCGAGCACCGCCTGCCCTCCGCGGTGCTCTACCCGAGCGGGCACGTGCCCGGCGAGAAGCTGCCGGTCCTCCTCGACGTGTACGGCGGGCCCGGCTACCAGGCGATCGCCGCCGAACCGGGCCGGTGGATCCGCAAGCAGTGGTGGGCCGACCAGGGTTTCGCCGTCGTGACGATCGACAACCGGGGCACGCCGAACGTATCGGTCTCCTTCAGTCAGGCGATCTTCCGGCGCTTCTCGCAGGTGACGCTGGACGACCAGGTCGCGGGGCTGCACGAGCTCGCGGGCAAGCACCCCGACCTCGACCTGTCCAGGGTCGGCGTGCGCGGCTGGTCGTACGGCGGCTACTTCGCGGCACTGGCCGTGCTCCGGCGCCCCGACGTCTTTCACGCCGCCTGCGCGGGCGCCCCTCCCACCGACTTCCGCTGGTACGACACCGCCTACACCGAGCGATACCTCGGCCTGCCCGAGGAGAACGCCTCCGGATACGACGGCGACTCGCTGATCGCCGACGCCCCCCGGCTTGAGCGGCCGCTGCTGCTCATCCACGGCCTGGCCGACGACAACGTCTATCCGCTGCACACCCTGCGCCTGTCCGAGGCCCTGACCCGGGCCGGACGGCCGCACTCCACGCTCCTGCTTCCCGGTGTCAGCCACATGACCCCGGACGGCGTCGCGGAGAACCTCATGGCGATCGAACTCGACTTCCTCCGCCGCAATCTCCGCTGA
- a CDS encoding MFS transporter has product MLTQDERPSSPLKAWLGVAAITASLFVFLTTELMPIGLLTPLSASLGISVGVAGLMVTLQGISAGLGVPFIVAWTRRVNRRVLLSTLLAILALGNLITAVSPNYALILTTRLIMGFASGVFWAIGVSMAMRLVPERHASRAAAVVMSGISIATVVGIPLGTILESLTDWRTTFLIWAGLSVLVFLAVTAVVPSLPSANAVSVREVFGLPLKNVQLRLVLFIVVFFVLGHFGAYTFVRPFLEENASATPVFITVVLIIFGVGGAVGNFIAGYTVNKNLRGSFVVGIVGLVVSLLLLLTIGDGQAGSIVSLVLWGLSFGVVQLCQVNMTLAAAPKTFEAAMSLNTMAYNTSIALGALFGGLFADNAGVTSVVWFGVALTAASLLLRLATGRKSSSAASPDELVTSG; this is encoded by the coding sequence ATGCTCACACAGGATGAACGCCCGTCCTCGCCCCTGAAGGCATGGCTGGGTGTCGCCGCGATCACGGCCAGCTTGTTCGTCTTCCTCACCACCGAGCTGATGCCCATCGGCCTGCTCACTCCGCTGAGCGCGAGCCTGGGTATATCGGTGGGTGTCGCCGGGCTGATGGTTACTTTGCAGGGCATCTCGGCCGGGCTGGGCGTACCGTTCATCGTGGCCTGGACCAGGCGCGTCAACCGGCGCGTGCTGCTGTCCACGCTACTGGCGATATTGGCTCTGGGAAACCTGATCACCGCCGTCTCGCCGAACTACGCACTGATCTTGACGACGCGGCTCATCATGGGATTCGCCAGCGGCGTGTTCTGGGCCATAGGCGTGAGCATGGCGATGCGCCTTGTTCCGGAACGCCACGCGAGCAGGGCGGCCGCAGTCGTGATGTCCGGCATCTCGATCGCCACGGTGGTGGGCATACCGCTGGGAACAATCCTCGAAAGCCTCACCGACTGGCGGACCACGTTTCTCATCTGGGCCGGCCTCAGCGTGCTGGTGTTCCTCGCGGTCACTGCCGTGGTCCCGTCGCTGCCGTCGGCGAACGCGGTCTCGGTCCGGGAGGTCTTCGGGCTCCCGCTCAAGAACGTGCAGCTACGCCTGGTGTTGTTCATCGTCGTGTTCTTCGTGCTCGGCCATTTCGGGGCGTACACTTTTGTGCGGCCCTTCTTGGAGGAGAATGCGTCCGCCACGCCCGTCTTCATCACCGTAGTGCTGATAATTTTCGGTGTCGGAGGCGCCGTCGGAAACTTTATCGCCGGATACACGGTGAACAAAAATCTGAGGGGCAGCTTCGTCGTCGGCATCGTGGGACTCGTGGTGTCCCTGCTGTTGCTGCTCACGATCGGTGACGGGCAGGCCGGTTCGATTGTTTCGCTGGTCCTCTGGGGGCTTTCCTTCGGCGTGGTGCAGCTGTGCCAGGTCAACATGACGCTCGCTGCGGCGCCGAAAACCTTCGAAGCCGCGATGTCGCTCAACACCATGGCATACAACACATCCATCGCACTCGGAGCGCTTTTCGGTGGACTGTTCGCCGATAATGCAGGTGTCACGAGTGTCGTCTGGTTCGGTGTGGCGCTGACAGCGGCTTCGCTGCTCCTCAGGCTCGCCACCGGCCGGAAGTCCTCGAGCGCCGCCTCTCCGGATGAGCTGGTCACCAGTGGATAA
- a CDS encoding EamA family transporter: MKSGRQLLTAGVTALAPAIWGSTYLATTEWLPPDRPLLAATVRALPAGLILLAFTRTLPTWIWLWRTLVLGTLNIGAFLFLLFVAAYRLPGGVAAMIMSVQPMFVLILAALFLGDRIRFTHVVACVLGAGGVALLVFKGIVALDFVGVAAALGGAACMATGITLTKRWGRPDGVGLLPFTGWQLVAGGLVLLPFALSIEGLPATITGTNLIGFAYLILLGAVISYAIWFRGIERLPALAVSFLVLGSPIVATLLGYLFLHETLSIPQLVGILVIIVAALLAQPRPVKTRGPGPHDPPGSDNPAPPEPKPVMDMEGKRP, translated from the coding sequence ATGAAGAGCGGCCGGCAACTCCTCACCGCGGGTGTGACAGCGCTGGCACCGGCGATCTGGGGAAGCACCTATCTGGCGACGACTGAGTGGTTGCCGCCGGACCGCCCGTTGCTGGCCGCCACCGTGCGGGCGCTTCCCGCGGGCCTGATCCTGCTGGCCTTCACCCGCACGCTGCCGACCTGGATCTGGCTGTGGCGCACCCTGGTGCTCGGAACGCTCAACATCGGCGCGTTCCTCTTCCTGCTGTTCGTCGCGGCCTATCGCCTACCGGGTGGTGTCGCAGCGATGATCATGTCGGTGCAGCCGATGTTCGTACTGATCCTGGCGGCGCTGTTCCTCGGGGACAGGATCCGGTTCACGCACGTGGTGGCCTGCGTCCTCGGCGCGGGCGGTGTCGCGCTGCTGGTGTTCAAGGGGATAGTGGCACTGGATTTCGTCGGTGTGGCGGCGGCGCTGGGCGGAGCGGCCTGCATGGCCACCGGCATCACGCTGACCAAACGGTGGGGACGCCCGGACGGAGTGGGGCTGCTTCCCTTCACCGGCTGGCAGCTCGTCGCAGGCGGACTCGTACTGCTGCCCTTCGCGCTCTCCATCGAAGGGCTGCCGGCCACCATCACCGGCACCAACCTCATCGGATTCGCCTATCTCATCCTCCTGGGCGCTGTAATCAGTTATGCGATCTGGTTCCGCGGGATAGAGAGGCTGCCGGCACTGGCGGTCTCCTTCCTTGTCCTGGGCAGCCCGATTGTCGCAACCCTCCTCGGATATCTGTTCCTGCACGAGACGTTGTCGATTCCGCAGCTGGTCGGAATCCTGGTGATCATCGTTGCCGCGCTGCTCGCACAGCCCCGGCCGGTCAAGACGCGAGGGCCCGGCCCCCACGATCCTCCGGGCAGTGACAATCCCGCGCCACCCGAACCGAAGCCCGTCATGGACATGGAGGGGAAACGTCCATGA
- a CDS encoding LysR family transcriptional regulator: MELQQMRYVVAVAETNSFTRAAERCLVVQSALSHQIARLERELGARLFERTSRRVRLTPAGAAFLPAARQCLDAAERAATEVAAAVGEVRGRLAVGLIPTVAAVDIPGALRDFRRQYPYVRISLRVGASDELAEQVKQGTIEVAFLGLPTTARPQGVNVRELARDRLVAVVAPDHPLAGEPAVDLRRLSAEVFVDLPPKTAGRAQSDQAFSAAGLSRDVAFEVTTADFMARLVGQGLCVAMLPSAYAPQLTGVTTIEVTDAPARVEYVIWSRVSCTPAATAFLAILDIPAALGTERNQHDLV; the protein is encoded by the coding sequence ATGGAGCTCCAGCAGATGCGCTACGTCGTCGCCGTCGCCGAGACGAACAGCTTCACCCGGGCCGCCGAACGTTGTCTGGTTGTCCAGTCCGCCCTCAGCCACCAGATCGCGCGCCTGGAACGGGAGCTGGGCGCGAGACTCTTCGAGCGCACCAGCCGCCGGGTGCGACTGACACCGGCCGGTGCAGCGTTCCTCCCCGCCGCCCGTCAGTGCCTGGACGCCGCCGAGCGCGCAGCCACCGAGGTCGCCGCGGCTGTCGGCGAGGTACGCGGACGGCTCGCCGTGGGCCTGATCCCCACCGTCGCCGCGGTCGACATCCCAGGCGCCCTGCGTGACTTCCGCCGGCAGTACCCGTACGTGCGCATCAGCCTGCGCGTGGGCGCGAGTGACGAACTCGCCGAGCAGGTCAAGCAAGGAACCATCGAAGTGGCCTTCCTCGGGCTGCCGACCACAGCGCGGCCCCAGGGCGTCAACGTCCGTGAACTCGCCCGTGACCGGCTCGTCGCCGTGGTCGCACCGGACCACCCCCTCGCCGGAGAGCCGGCGGTCGACCTTCGCAGGCTCTCCGCCGAGGTATTCGTGGACCTGCCACCCAAGACAGCCGGACGCGCCCAATCCGACCAAGCCTTCTCAGCCGCCGGTCTCAGCCGCGACGTCGCCTTCGAAGTGACCACCGCGGACTTCATGGCCCGACTGGTCGGGCAGGGCCTCTGCGTCGCCATGCTCCCCTCCGCCTACGCGCCCCAGCTCACCGGCGTAACCACCATCGAGGTCACTGACGCACCGGCCCGCGTCGAATACGTCATCTGGAGCCGCGTCAGCTGCACACCCGCGGCGACCGCCTTCCTCGCCATTCTTGACATCCCGGCCGCACTCGGCACGGAACGGAACCAACACGACCTGGTGTGA
- a CDS encoding type II toxin-antitoxin system prevent-host-death family antitoxin has translation MKNDALGIVEARNNLGVLVARAAHRHEATRIRRSASERAVLISEEEYEELLRLRREREAADVVTAIAAAERGEVKLAGYDSAAALYADLDLPAPGERS, from the coding sequence ATGAAGAACGACGCACTGGGCATCGTTGAGGCCCGCAACAACCTCGGCGTGCTGGTGGCCCGTGCCGCTCACCGGCACGAGGCCACCCGCATCCGCCGCTCCGCCAGCGAACGCGCTGTCCTCATCTCCGAAGAGGAGTACGAGGAGCTGCTGCGGCTGCGCCGCGAGCGGGAGGCCGCCGACGTCGTCACGGCGATTGCCGCCGCCGAGCGGGGCGAGGTGAAGCTGGCCGGCTACGACAGCGCGGCCGCCCTGTATGCCGACCTTGACCTGCCCGCCCCGGGCGAGCGCTCTTGA
- a CDS encoding type II toxin-antitoxin system RelE family toxin — protein sequence MKRRLLLDPAVRELLREAAPGLRTMIADTLLDLAEEPEPLAARPYGGIPDAFEIRAETFRLVYTRGAEHVSVWILQIDT from the coding sequence TTGAAGCGGCGCCTCCTGCTCGACCCGGCCGTCCGTGAGCTCCTGCGCGAGGCCGCCCCCGGCCTGCGCACCATGATCGCCGACACTCTCCTCGACCTGGCCGAGGAGCCCGAACCGCTGGCGGCCCGGCCGTACGGCGGCATTCCCGACGCCTTCGAGATCCGCGCCGAGACGTTCCGGCTTGTCTACACCCGAGGCGCGGAGCACGTGTCGGTGTGGATCCTGCAGATCGACACCTGA
- a CDS encoding cellulose binding domain-containing protein, whose amino-acid sequence MLFTAALAIGPAGETALAAVPAREAGYAAVPAGAADDTRPPTRPAGPRPCPVPLVPTPTGYASICWDPSTDDTGVVGYDLYRLDVGGFVSAATTAGTIGGFSGELNRLYTMYVVARDAAGNVSPPSTLITVPATLGMTPTSSPSPPPGDRVPPSKPTGLRDACLQDYRGVTFCWQPSSDNVAVTAYDVYRETATTYTKVGTIPPSGFLNFTEPGLVTGQRYSYVVVARDAADNLSAPSDPLSALAREGLPSPSPSPTSGPSCTVSYRAATWSSRLNAEITVRNTGTTAIDGWTLTVDYPASAVRLISGWSADWTQTGARLAGTSKRWNEIIPAGSATQVGFTASYSGPLPAPVSFGLNGGTCATG is encoded by the coding sequence GTGTTATTCACCGCCGCACTGGCGATCGGCCCGGCCGGAGAGACGGCCCTGGCCGCCGTCCCGGCGAGGGAGGCCGGGTACGCGGCCGTTCCGGCAGGGGCGGCCGACGACACCAGACCACCGACACGCCCCGCCGGACCGCGGCCCTGCCCGGTACCGCTCGTCCCCACCCCGACCGGCTACGCCTCCATCTGCTGGGACCCCTCGACGGACGACACGGGGGTCGTCGGCTATGACCTGTACCGCCTGGACGTCGGCGGCTTCGTCTCCGCCGCCACCACGGCCGGCACGATCGGCGGCTTCTCGGGCGAGCTGAACCGCCTGTACACGATGTACGTCGTGGCCAGGGACGCGGCGGGGAACGTCAGCCCGCCCTCCACCCTGATCACGGTGCCCGCGACGCTTGGGATGACCCCGACCTCCTCGCCGAGCCCTCCGCCGGGCGACCGCGTGCCTCCGTCCAAGCCGACCGGCCTGCGCGACGCCTGCCTGCAGGACTACCGGGGCGTCACGTTCTGCTGGCAGCCGTCGAGCGACAACGTGGCGGTGACGGCGTACGACGTCTACCGCGAGACCGCGACGACCTACACCAAGGTCGGCACGATCCCCCCTTCCGGGTTCCTGAACTTCACCGAACCCGGCCTGGTCACCGGGCAGCGCTACAGCTACGTCGTGGTCGCCAGGGACGCGGCTGACAACCTCAGCGCCCCGTCCGACCCGCTGTCCGCCCTCGCCAGGGAAGGTCTCCCCTCCCCGAGCCCGTCGCCGACATCGGGCCCGTCGTGCACGGTGTCGTACCGCGCGGCGACGTGGAGTTCGCGCCTGAACGCGGAGATCACCGTGCGCAACACCGGCACGACCGCGATCGACGGCTGGACGCTGACGGTCGACTACCCGGCGTCGGCCGTACGCCTCATCTCGGGCTGGTCCGCGGACTGGACCCAGACCGGCGCGCGGCTCGCCGGCACGAGCAAGCGGTGGAACGAGATCATCCCCGCCGGCTCGGCGACCCAGGTCGGGTTCACCGCCTCGTACAGCGGCCCGCTGCCCGCCCCCGTGAGCTTCGGCCTCAACGGAGGGACCTGCGCCACCGGCTGA
- a CDS encoding nuclear transport factor 2 family protein: protein MTTPQEIFERYVWAGAMTRNAAALAEMFTVDGVFEAPLAPAGGAFPRRLEGREEIRREMAAYYERSAPDTGRTVNVDKSRYVLHTTADPGVFVAEIDTVLDGPAGVTTVSLVQVFRLRDGKIALLRDYFAPEDGG from the coding sequence GTGACGACCCCCCAGGAGATCTTCGAGCGTTATGTCTGGGCCGGAGCGATGACCAGGAACGCCGCCGCGCTGGCCGAGATGTTCACCGTCGACGGCGTCTTCGAGGCTCCCCTGGCCCCGGCCGGCGGCGCCTTCCCGAGGCGGCTGGAGGGGCGCGAGGAGATCCGCAGGGAGATGGCCGCGTACTACGAGCGCTCCGCGCCGGACACCGGCCGCACGGTGAATGTGGACAAGTCCCGGTACGTGCTGCACACCACCGCCGACCCCGGCGTCTTCGTCGCCGAGATCGACACCGTCCTCGACGGGCCCGCGGGCGTCACGACCGTGTCGCTGGTGCAGGTCTTCCGCCTCCGCGACGGGAAGATCGCCCTGCTGCGTGACTACTTCGCACCGGAGGACGGCGGCTGA